In Procambarus clarkii isolate CNS0578487 chromosome 25, FALCON_Pclarkii_2.0, whole genome shotgun sequence, the following proteins share a genomic window:
- the LOC138368540 gene encoding tigger transposable element-derived protein 1-like codes for MLLIWIHNKELAGDSVLEAIICDKARVLHEDRVKKTPGTLADSIDFISSKGWFDNFSKRSGIHSVVKHGEAASSDNPAAERFIEEFTEFVEAEGYLLQQVFNCDEKGLFWKRLCKRTYITKEEKSLLGRKPMKDRFTLVLCGNASGVLKNKPLLVYHSENSRVFKEYKVQKNQMCMMWKANNKAWVTRIFFMQLVNEVVCPAIEKYLQEKSLPLKALLLLDNATMFLLMLQAWKMNC; via the coding sequence atgttattaatttggatacacaacaaggagttagcgggtgatagtgttttagaggccatcatttgtgacaaAGCCAGAGTATTGCACGAAGACcgtgtaaagaaaacccctggaacgcttGCAGATTCGATAGACTTTATTTCAAGCAAGGGATGGTTTGACAATTTTAGCAAAAggagtggtattcatagtgttgtgaagcATGGGGAGGCTGCTAGCTCAGACAATCCAGCagctgaaagatttattgaagaatttacaGAGTTtgtagaggctgagggatacctactgcAACAAGTGTTTAACTGTGATGAAAaaggactgttctggaaaagattgtgtaagaggacatacattaccaaggaagaAAAATCATTGCTTGGacgcaagcctatgaaagataggtttacgcttgtgctgtgtggaaATGCGAGTGGCGTTTTGAAAAataaacccttgcttgtgtatcattctgaaaattcaAGGGTTTTCAaagagtataaagtgcagaaaaaccAGATGTGtatgatgtggaaggctaataataaggcatgggtgactaggattttttttatgCAGttggtgaatgaagtggtgtgccctgccatagaaaaatatctgcaggagaaaagtttgccactcaaggccctgcttctccttgacaatgctacAATGTTCCTGCTCATGCTCCAGGCTTGGAAAATGAATTGTTGA